ATCCACATTAACCCATTAACTCATTTGGCAAGAGGGGCCGACAGCAAGTGCCCAAGTGTGAATCAAAGTTGCGGGTGGTCGAGAATTTTGTGTCAATCCACATTGACCCATTACCTCTTCTGGCAAGAGGGGCCGACAGCAAGTGCCCAAGTGTGAACCAAAGGTTGCGGGTTGTCGAGAACTTTGTGTCAATTCAAACGAAAATGGGGGTGGCCGGGAGGCGAGGACAACAAGTGCCACAAGCGCCGGGCAAAGGTCGCCGGCAGCACCACCTGCGAACCTCCCGAGGGGCAAGCCGCACGTGCGAAGGCATCGGTCGTTTCTTTTTGGCGGGAGTCCACAAGGGGGAAACACCGGACAAAGACCCCTCACACGATTTGACCCATGAAAGTGGGTGGTTTAGGGTTTACTACGAGCACACGCGACATCACCTCCCCACACCCCCGTAACCTCGGCTGTACCCGAATTCCCTTTAAGAAACGAGAAAAGAGCTTGTCCCTTTCCGATATGGGACGGAGCAGCGTTTTGCAAGCGCCAAGCGTGTCCAAATCTCGACTTCGACGCGCTAACTCGAGCGTTTATTGTGTTTAAATCGTGTTCGGCTCAAATCCCTGTTGTTACAATGAAGTATACATATCTCACCCATGATCTTATCATGAGCGGCCTAGTATGGCGGCATCCGCCTTATCTGTGTTACTCTACCGTATCTGTTTCCTTCACGCCAGTTCATCCAACATGCTACTGATGCCATGGCTCTCGATCTGGGACTGCAGGGACGCGATGGACTCCTCCAGTTTGGAAGATTCCAGCTCGATCTGGCGTATGCGGTCTTGGGTCTCGACCACCTCTGCCTTTGCAACCGCCGCCGCCCGTTCTTTCTCTGCCAAATCTTCCAAATGATGTTTTAGTTTCTTCTTTGTAGTCTCGAAGACGAGATCACATTTGGCCTTCTCCACCTTTACACCGTCCTGCTGAGTGGTGAGCTCCCGATATTTCGAAAGACTTTCGACAACGTGGCGCAACCAATCGACCTTAATCTGCGAAGATTCCAAGTCCTTAAGGACTGCTGACATTTCCTGGAGCTTAGAATCCGGTAGCTGAGCAGTTGAGGAGGACCGGAGGTCATGAACCACGAGGCAGACGCACTCGAGGCAATAAGAACGCATGGCGATCGATTCCATGCGACAACTCTCTGCTATATCCCCATACTTGTCGAAAATGGCCCGCAAAGTAGAGGAGACACTTTCTTTGACATGGTACTTCCCGACGGAAACTCTAGAATCCAATGCAACCGAGTGGACCTCCTCCTGGCAGTTGTTTTCAGACGGATGGTCGGGATCAGAGATGCCAGAGCTCAGAGAATGGTCTTGCAATCCTATATGTTGAGTGCCTTCTTCGGCACCATTGACAGGAATGGACGAGACTGCCTCAGGGGATACGTGACGCTGattgttttccttctcttttggcGGTTCCAATGATGTAATTTCAGTAACACTTGAACCTGACACTTTAACGGGACGATCTGGCTGTTGACAAAACAAGTTGGGGTTCATAGAGTAAGAAAACATAAATGCTAACAACACGAGTATGTGCATGACGAAAGGGAGGGGGCGATGGAATGGAAAGAGCATAGTCCCAACGAATTCAATTACGCTGGGGTTGAGTTTCAGTTTATAAAGAAATGGGACCTGTCATAAAAGAAGACAACAGCCATATGTATTGCATTGCAGACCTTAATCAATGTGCAATCGACGTCTA
This Eucalyptus grandis isolate ANBG69807.140 chromosome 7, ASM1654582v1, whole genome shotgun sequence DNA region includes the following protein-coding sequences:
- the LOC104453432 gene encoding uncharacterized protein LOC104453432, giving the protein MAERERVHPDCVNASNPFHRCVEECYIKIATSKARKSKSFSGYNVGNDSYQGSKKKTTRGMSFNNKQPVDAPEKASLHTVPIASARSSISKLTSPKRATSPKRELESEIPLSSSVPVSGEIHAEDFIFNKEKLRTARLTRDAGNATPALVPSPDRPVKVSGSSVTEITSLEPPKEKENNQRHVSPEAVSSIPVNGAEEGTQHIGLQDHSLSSGISDPDHPSENNCQEEVHSVALDSRVSVGKYHVKESVSSTLRAIFDKYGDIAESCRMESIAMRSYCLECVCLVVHDLRSSSTAQLPDSKLQEMSAVLKDLESSQIKVDWLRHVVESLSKYRELTTQQDGVKVEKAKCDLVFETTKKKLKHHLEDLAEKERAAAVAKAEVVETQDRIRQIELESSKLEESIASLQSQIESHGISSMLDELA